A genome region from Anaerobacillus alkaliphilus includes the following:
- a CDS encoding HIT family protein: MENCFICNKHAGSIETSGVTIYEDEYVFVGHIDKKGEPNYLGHIMIDLKRHVPTLGDMNMEEAKVFGMMLARVSKALQETEKAEHIYSYVLGDAVPHLHLHIVPRYPSTPKEYWGPMAVYDWADAPMGTNHEVVELCQRIKQYLENDSLC, encoded by the coding sequence TTGGAGAATTGTTTTATTTGTAATAAGCATGCTGGCTCAATTGAAACATCAGGGGTCACAATTTATGAAGATGAGTACGTATTTGTTGGTCACATTGATAAAAAAGGGGAACCAAATTATCTAGGTCATATCATGATTGATTTGAAACGTCATGTTCCAACACTTGGCGATATGAATATGGAAGAAGCAAAAGTGTTTGGAATGATGTTAGCGAGAGTTAGTAAAGCACTTCAAGAAACCGAGAAGGCGGAACATATCTACTCTTACGTTCTAGGAGATGCTGTACCGCATCTTCATCTTCACATCGTACCTCGTTATCCTAGTACACCAAAAGAATATTGGGGGCCAATGGCTGTCTATGACTGGGCGGATGCACCTATGGGAACTAATCATGAAGTTGTTGAGTTATGTCAGCGAATCAAACAGTATTTAGAGAATGATAGTTTATGTTAA
- a CDS encoding protein phosphatase 2C domain-containing protein codes for MLKDFSWVGSDEDFIDQPNCIEIGRVIVGRHGGSSRAGQTKNEDGCLVWVDKDWEFAMILDAHTTAESAEAVVKQIEANEQLIKSILSLPFASSSFKKLESTMVGIFQNEHFLSKCENIKGETSCLIVVRKEKFLWWFSIGDCILFLFHHELATLGQYQLNQRQFYEWVGKENTFRKLVPCYSSGTRELRKGSNHFLLATDGLVECPNSQFVNPVEIANTIKKTCHYEGIQSLLLEVENKNGKDSTTIISWKVTILEEGSMPSKGE; via the coding sequence ATGTTAAAAGACTTTAGTTGGGTTGGGAGTGATGAAGATTTTATTGATCAGCCCAACTGCATTGAGATCGGAAGAGTGATTGTTGGTCGACATGGTGGAAGCTCTAGGGCTGGACAAACGAAGAATGAGGATGGATGTCTAGTATGGGTAGATAAAGATTGGGAGTTTGCGATGATCCTAGATGCCCATACCACAGCCGAAAGTGCTGAAGCAGTTGTAAAACAAATAGAGGCTAATGAACAACTAATAAAAAGCATTTTATCGCTACCATTCGCTTCATCGAGTTTTAAGAAACTCGAAAGTACAATGGTAGGTATTTTTCAAAATGAGCATTTCCTTTCTAAATGTGAAAATATAAAAGGAGAAACTTCCTGCTTAATCGTAGTAAGAAAAGAAAAGTTTCTTTGGTGGTTTTCAATTGGTGACTGCATCCTTTTCTTGTTTCATCACGAATTAGCAACCTTAGGACAGTATCAGCTGAATCAAAGGCAATTCTATGAATGGGTGGGGAAGGAAAATACGTTCCGAAAGCTAGTTCCCTGCTACAGTAGTGGAACAAGAGAATTAAGAAAAGGAAGTAATCACTTCTTGTTAGCGACTGACGGATTAGTTGAGTGTCCGAACAGTCAATTTGTTAATCCAGTAGAAATTGCTAATACGATTAAAAAAACTTGTCATTACGAAGGAATTCAGTCGTTATTGCTTGAAGTGGAGAACAAAAATGGTAAAGATAGTACAACAATTATTTCTTGGAAGGTGACTATTTTAGAAGAAGGTAGCATGCCTAGTAAAGGAGAATGA
- a CDS encoding S66 family peptidase, which produces MIRYPALNQAITIGVTAPSSGVPTELHQVLKEACTRMVEQGYRIECGETVWTQEKAKSAPAKKRADEFNNMMKKDEIQMIIPPWGGELLIEILEHIDFENMKEKWILGYSDVSLLLLAITLKTGIATAHGTNLVDLRGNYSDETTAMWKSVLQTPTGSSIVQYSSEKYQKEWQHDHPSPCVFHLTEETNWKSVSDKKVLMSGRLLGGCVDVIRHLIGTPYGDVRFFSKNYIKEEPILWYFENCELSTTDLRRTLVQMKLAGWFENCSGIMFGRSDVNTSVGGYEIEDVYQELFEELQIPIIYDIDCGHVPPQLTLINGAFAKVEVENGKGTVLQYFTE; this is translated from the coding sequence ATGATCAGATATCCAGCTTTAAATCAAGCGATAACAATAGGGGTGACTGCACCTTCCTCGGGGGTACCGACTGAACTGCATCAGGTGTTAAAAGAAGCATGTACTCGTATGGTGGAGCAGGGTTATCGCATCGAATGTGGCGAAACCGTTTGGACGCAGGAAAAGGCAAAGTCAGCGCCTGCTAAGAAACGGGCAGATGAATTTAATAACATGATGAAAAAAGATGAAATTCAAATGATCATTCCACCATGGGGTGGCGAACTTCTAATTGAGATATTAGAACATATCGACTTTGAAAATATGAAAGAAAAATGGATCCTGGGGTACTCTGATGTAAGTTTGTTGTTATTAGCGATTACATTAAAAACTGGAATAGCGACAGCACATGGAACAAATTTAGTAGATTTACGTGGTAATTATAGCGACGAAACGACTGCAATGTGGAAGTCAGTGTTGCAGACGCCTACTGGATCTTCAATTGTTCAGTATTCCTCTGAGAAGTATCAGAAGGAGTGGCAGCATGATCATCCATCCCCATGTGTGTTTCATTTAACAGAAGAGACGAACTGGAAATCAGTTTCCGATAAAAAAGTGCTGATGAGTGGACGTTTACTTGGTGGGTGCGTTGATGTTATTAGACATTTGATTGGTACGCCATATGGGGACGTTCGTTTCTTTAGTAAAAATTATATTAAAGAAGAGCCTATCCTATGGTATTTTGAGAATTGTGAACTATCAACGACGGATTTACGAAGAACTCTCGTCCAAATGAAATTGGCGGGGTGGTTTGAAAATTGTTCAGGAATTATGTTCGGAAGAAGTGATGTTAATACTTCAGTTGGTGGCTATGAAATCGAGGACGTTTACCAAGAGCTGTTCGAAGAGCTTCAAATTCCAATTATTTATGATATTGATTGTGGTCATGTCCCACCACAACTAACACTTATTAATGGTGCTTTTGCAAAAGTGGAAGTAGAAAACGGGAAAGGGACGGTACTTCAATATTTTACAGAGTAA
- a CDS encoding small acid-soluble spore protein H produces the protein MDAQRAQEISSSPNMKSVEYNGQEVYIEHVDRSSGLATIHPLNEPNNKQSVSISELSEA, from the coding sequence ATGGACGCCCAACGCGCGCAAGAAATTTCTTCTTCACCAAACATGAAATCTGTCGAATATAACGGTCAAGAGGTTTACATTGAACATGTTGATCGTAGTAGCGGACTAGCTACGATTCATCCTTTAAATGAGCCAAATAATAAACAAAGCGTTTCAATTTCAGAATTAAGCGAAGCGTAA
- a CDS encoding GNAT family N-acetyltransferase, with amino-acid sequence MEIRTVCNWDEELWQDVSPLYFEAFGDKSAKPVKIIKNMFAQGIAELHVGYNKSVAVVMALTGKLVSDGVMIIDYLAVSEKEQGQGLGKHFVEYLGQKAIADGYQKIIIETESEETLENKRRIQFWQSCGFILTKYVHRYIWVPETYHAMYLPLGTNTNKVSGEDLFVSINTFHRLSFRGGGK; translated from the coding sequence ATGGAAATTAGAACCGTATGTAATTGGGACGAGGAGCTTTGGCAGGATGTGAGTCCCCTTTATTTTGAAGCATTTGGTGATAAGAGTGCTAAGCCCGTTAAGATCATTAAAAATATGTTTGCCCAAGGCATTGCAGAACTTCATGTGGGGTACAACAAGTCGGTGGCAGTGGTTATGGCGCTTACAGGAAAGCTTGTTTCTGATGGCGTTATGATTATTGACTATCTGGCGGTATCTGAGAAAGAGCAAGGTCAAGGACTTGGCAAACACTTTGTTGAGTACCTTGGACAGAAAGCAATTGCTGATGGGTACCAGAAAATTATTATTGAGACCGAGTCAGAGGAGACACTAGAAAATAAAAGGCGTATTCAATTTTGGCAATCTTGCGGTTTTATTCTTACAAAATATGTTCATCGATATATCTGGGTTCCGGAAACCTATCATGCCATGTATTTGCCTCTCGGAACTAATACGAATAAGGTAAGTGGAGAAGATTTGTTTGTATCTATTAATACCTTTCACCGGCTGTCGTTTCGTGGAGGTGGGAAGTAG
- a CDS encoding DUF7674 family protein, with translation MNREKLTEYFLKNFPEYEATLKEHLDDYGELLAHVFYGDTICVKLIELLKDDTDNEEEIKKIFLLLEKMAVEGDIDVKEVLQVSILEVLGDDKDLLEKSYKYMGDKTNIASDEIERFWGRK, from the coding sequence TTGAATAGAGAAAAACTCACTGAGTATTTTTTGAAAAACTTTCCTGAGTATGAAGCAACACTTAAAGAACACTTAGATGATTACGGCGAATTGTTAGCCCATGTTTTTTACGGAGACACTATTTGTGTAAAATTAATTGAATTGCTAAAAGATGATACAGATAATGAAGAAGAAATAAAAAAAATATTTCTGTTATTAGAAAAAATGGCGGTAGAAGGAGATATAGATGTTAAAGAAGTTCTGCAAGTATCAATATTAGAAGTCCTTGGAGACGATAAGGACTTATTAGAAAAATCATATAAATATATGGGGGATAAAACCAATATTGCTTCTGATGAAATAGAAAGATTTTGGGGAAGGAAGTAA
- the ltrA gene encoding group II intron reverse transcriptase/maturase, whose amino-acid sequence METELLRIAELAKSDPKMKFTSLAHLLNEQSLVRCHHELPNKKAPGINGTTKEQYHENLKENIEDLVGRLKSKSYRPVPVRRMYIPKLNSNKKRPLGIPEHEDKIVQRGITKILNTIYENDFLDCSFGFRPNRNCHDALKILNHYIEKRSVNYVVDVDIKGFFDNVDHKWMMEFLKLRIADPNLLRVIGRFLKGGYMEEGKKYKTNSGTPQGGVISPILANVYLHYVLDLWFEKRVRQQCKGQAYIVRYADDFVCCFQYKSEAQEFFHSLVARLKKFNLEVAEDKTKIIPFGRYAEKDAIQKGNSKPATFDFLGFTHYCGKSKQDKFRVKRKTSRKKIQSKLKETKEWLKSNRNKDIHMIMDRFRRSLVGYYNYYCITDNTPSVNKFRDKIGYLLFKWLNRRSQRKSFTWEKFRLFLTKRPLPYAKVKVNIYDLRKEISYIM is encoded by the coding sequence ATGGAAACTGAACTACTAAGGATAGCAGAATTAGCAAAATCTGATCCTAAAATGAAGTTTACATCACTTGCACATTTACTAAATGAGCAATCACTAGTTCGATGCCATCATGAATTGCCTAATAAGAAGGCTCCTGGGATCAACGGTACCACTAAAGAGCAATACCATGAAAACCTAAAAGAAAACATAGAGGATTTAGTTGGTAGACTTAAAAGCAAAAGCTATCGTCCTGTACCCGTAAGAAGGATGTACATTCCCAAGCTCAATTCAAATAAGAAAAGACCGTTGGGAATACCGGAACATGAAGATAAGATTGTTCAAAGAGGGATTACGAAGATACTAAACACTATCTATGAAAATGATTTTCTAGACTGCTCTTTTGGGTTCCGTCCTAATCGTAATTGCCATGATGCTTTGAAAATACTGAACCACTATATCGAAAAGAGATCAGTAAACTATGTAGTAGATGTAGATATTAAAGGGTTCTTTGACAACGTTGATCACAAATGGATGATGGAGTTCTTAAAACTGAGAATAGCTGACCCTAATTTACTAAGAGTAATTGGTAGATTTCTTAAAGGTGGATATATGGAGGAAGGGAAGAAATACAAGACTAATAGTGGTACACCGCAAGGTGGGGTCATTTCGCCAATATTAGCCAATGTGTATCTCCACTATGTTCTCGACCTTTGGTTTGAGAAAAGGGTTAGACAACAGTGTAAAGGGCAAGCATACATTGTGAGGTACGCAGATGACTTTGTTTGTTGTTTTCAATATAAGAGCGAAGCTCAAGAATTCTTCCATTCACTTGTGGCAAGATTGAAGAAGTTCAATCTAGAAGTAGCCGAGGATAAAACTAAGATTATACCCTTCGGGCGTTATGCAGAGAAAGATGCAATCCAGAAGGGAAATAGTAAACCTGCAACCTTTGATTTCCTAGGTTTTACACATTATTGTGGTAAAAGTAAACAAGATAAATTTCGTGTGAAACGGAAAACAAGCAGGAAGAAGATCCAGAGCAAACTTAAAGAAACAAAAGAATGGTTGAAGTCTAATAGAAACAAAGATATTCATATGATTATGGATAGATTTAGACGCTCTCTTGTGGGATATTACAACTACTATTGCATCACAGATAATACCCCGAGTGTAAACAAATTCAGAGATAAAATCGGGTATCTATTGTTTAAATGGCTCAACAGAAGAAGTCAAAGAAAATCTTTTACCTGGGAAAAATTCAGACTCTTTCTTACTAAACGTCCATTACCTTATGCCAAAGTTAAGGTCAACATCTATGACTTAAGAAAAGAGATTAGCTATATTATGTAA
- a CDS encoding MFS transporter, which translates to MRTSLWKNKNFVLLWGGQTVSKLGDRFLQIALMWYIYTSTGSSLALGISLICFTIPMIFIQPIAGTFADLNYKKHIIVASDFLNGLLMLVIAAFLFTGHLPLVGLYGLIALSSGITAFFTPAIQASIPLIVEEEQLPKANSLNQFSMQMSNIIGPVLAGILIGITDIWVLLVINGISYLFSAFTEFWISIPNVNLDTENKGFNKRFKEGFTYLLTNTQLLYLVFVGGVIINFFLAPLQVFITILSNDILQVGSTGFGIINTSISVGAIVGVFLIFLQVFKDKYKMVVIGLSLEGVSLLLLGTIPTFVIAIVSSIILGLGVALASTGIGTLYQTIIPKDKMGRVMGLVSTILLTVVPIGTLFGSFIINYYAVNHILIVFGIIVLLSSLSLIFLILKVSTKTQIDQLHEA; encoded by the coding sequence ATGAGAACTTCATTGTGGAAAAATAAAAATTTCGTACTACTCTGGGGTGGTCAGACCGTATCTAAATTAGGGGATCGCTTTCTACAAATCGCCCTTATGTGGTATATCTATACCTCAACAGGATCTTCACTAGCACTCGGTATTAGCTTAATTTGTTTTACAATTCCAATGATCTTCATACAACCAATCGCAGGTACATTTGCAGATCTGAATTATAAAAAACACATCATTGTAGCCAGTGATTTCCTGAATGGTCTTTTAATGCTCGTAATTGCGGCTTTCTTGTTTACCGGTCATTTGCCTTTGGTAGGCTTATATGGACTTATTGCGCTATCTTCTGGAATAACAGCCTTTTTCACACCAGCCATTCAGGCGTCAATTCCCCTGATCGTGGAAGAAGAACAACTGCCAAAAGCCAACTCCTTAAATCAGTTTAGCATGCAAATGAGTAATATAATAGGACCGGTATTAGCAGGTATTCTCATTGGCATCACTGATATTTGGGTACTACTTGTGATAAATGGTATTTCATACTTATTCTCTGCTTTTACCGAGTTTTGGATTTCAATTCCAAACGTGAATTTGGATACAGAAAATAAGGGTTTCAACAAACGTTTTAAAGAAGGTTTTACTTACCTATTAACAAATACTCAGCTACTTTATCTTGTATTTGTTGGTGGTGTCATTATTAATTTCTTTCTAGCACCGCTTCAGGTATTCATAACCATTTTAAGTAATGACATCCTTCAAGTAGGTTCCACTGGGTTTGGAATAATCAACACATCTATTTCCGTTGGAGCTATTGTCGGAGTTTTCTTGATCTTTTTACAAGTATTTAAAGACAAATATAAAATGGTGGTCATCGGTTTATCTCTTGAAGGTGTCTCTCTACTTTTATTAGGTACGATCCCTACGTTTGTAATTGCGATAGTATCATCGATCATCCTCGGATTAGGTGTCGCCTTAGCTAGTACTGGTATAGGAACCCTTTATCAAACGATCATTCCTAAGGATAAAATGGGCCGCGTCATGGGACTAGTCTCAACGATTTTATTAACCGTTGTCCCGATCGGAACACTATTCGGCTCTTTTATCATTAATTACTATGCTGTAAATCATATACTTATCGTATTTGGAATTATTGTACTTCTATCTAGTCTTTCGTTAATTTTCCTAATTTTAAAGGTGTCAACTAAAACTCAAATTGATCAGTTACATGAAGCTTAA
- a CDS encoding ArsR/SmtB family transcription factor: MLKEIHPSVSVLISPAIELLAAMFRTNCHEKLSNDSDNVPIELEKWVKKTRSSLTPEMKSELEVFFSFESFFGLTLIPNTIISEQAEEIEDFLSYLKNMSPLELITMFTHSGYGTQRKIPTHVEDPATLAPFIKEMNFPEVEKWKLTYLCANAEDSKKRLVQLIEGFYLQYFLPELELLTQIHYDSLLELESELIDDPQQKIAKLLRIDYDYNQEKIIFIPSYFYDSSSCTSYQDESQQLFFVYGVRSIHINLHEKLNEEKLYERFKALADENRMKMIKILNSTPCSGYELAHKLGLSNSTISHHVSILSSQGFLSITKQEKKNLYTVNKDLIKATLESMSTFLTD; the protein is encoded by the coding sequence ATGCTAAAGGAAATCCATCCGTCTGTAAGTGTCCTTATCTCCCCTGCAATTGAACTTCTTGCAGCAATGTTTCGGACCAATTGTCACGAAAAGCTCAGTAATGATAGTGATAACGTTCCGATAGAGTTAGAAAAGTGGGTAAAGAAAACAAGATCTTCATTAACACCAGAAATGAAGTCGGAACTTGAGGTATTTTTCAGTTTTGAAAGTTTCTTTGGATTAACCCTTATCCCTAATACAATAATTTCGGAACAAGCCGAAGAAATTGAAGACTTTTTATCCTATTTAAAAAACATGTCTCCACTAGAATTAATTACGATGTTTACACACTCAGGATACGGCACCCAACGAAAAATACCAACGCACGTAGAAGATCCTGCGACACTAGCACCTTTCATCAAAGAAATGAATTTTCCTGAAGTAGAGAAATGGAAGCTAACCTACTTGTGTGCGAATGCAGAGGATAGTAAAAAACGTTTAGTACAGTTAATTGAAGGATTTTATCTTCAATACTTTCTTCCTGAACTGGAACTTTTAACGCAAATTCATTATGATAGCCTACTTGAGTTAGAGAGTGAATTAATAGATGATCCGCAGCAAAAAATCGCCAAGTTATTAAGAATCGATTACGACTACAACCAAGAGAAAATCATTTTCATTCCTTCATACTTTTACGACAGTAGCTCTTGTACTTCCTATCAGGACGAATCTCAACAACTGTTTTTCGTTTATGGCGTTCGGTCCATTCACATTAATCTTCATGAAAAACTGAATGAAGAGAAACTATACGAGAGATTCAAGGCTTTAGCCGATGAAAATCGAATGAAGATGATTAAGATCCTAAATTCAACACCATGTTCGGGATATGAACTTGCCCATAAATTAGGACTCTCTAATTCGACGATCTCTCATCATGTCTCAATACTATCTTCCCAAGGGTTCCTTTCAATTACCAAACAAGAGAAAAAGAACCTTTATACAGTAAATAAAGACTTAATAAAAGCTACACTAGAGTCAATGTCTACATTTTTGACTGACTAA
- the mce gene encoding methylmalonyl-CoA epimerase yields the protein MNYMLDHVGVAVRRIDDALPFYLDVLNGVLEDRYTSEAPGVEVHVAVVKTEDKIIELLEPTNKNSPIARFLKQRGKGVHHLAYRVDDLDKAILEAKNKGVRFLEDTLRVNARGRRLIYINPISTDGTLIELCEYPNR from the coding sequence ATGAACTATATGTTAGATCACGTAGGAGTAGCCGTAAGAAGAATTGACGACGCTCTGCCTTTCTATCTGGATGTACTGAATGGGGTATTAGAGGATCGTTATACAAGCGAAGCACCAGGCGTTGAGGTGCATGTTGCTGTTGTCAAAACTGAGGATAAAATCATTGAATTACTAGAGCCGACAAACAAGAACTCACCAATTGCTCGGTTTCTTAAACAACGAGGCAAAGGGGTGCATCATCTTGCGTATCGAGTTGACGATTTGGACAAAGCGATACTAGAGGCAAAAAATAAAGGAGTTAGGTTTCTAGAAGACACTCTGCGAGTCAATGCACGGGGAAGAAGACTTATTTATATAAATCCGATCTCAACAGACGGTACGTTAATTGAACTTTGTGAGTATCCGAATAGGTAA